One Halanaerobium hydrogeniformans genomic window, TCATGAGGATATGGATTACAGAACAGAAATTCTCCTTTATACTGCAGATCGAGCTCAGCATTTTAAGGATGTTATTAAACCCGCTTTAAAAGCCGGTAAAGTAGTGATTTCAGATAGATTTGCAGATTCTAATTTAGCCTATCAGGCAGCTGGAAGAGGATTGGATTATGAGCTGGTATATAAGATCAACGACTGGGTTATTGATTCCCGCTGGCCTGATTTAACCTTTGTTCTGGATGTAGCTATTGCTGAAGGTTTAAAGAGAGCAAGGGCCTCCAGTTTTGATTTAAATGGAGACCGCCTGGAAAGAGAAGCAGATTCTTTTCATCAGAGAGTTAGAAAGGCCTATTTAGAGATGGTAAAGAGAGATAGATTTGCCCTTGTAGATGGTAATTTGGCTGAAGAAGAGGTTCATCAGGAGGTCAAAAATATAATTACCAGGAGGTTATTCTAATGGGAAAAAGAGCAGAAGCAGGTAAAACCATCAAAATGGTAATTGCTGTAGTCCATGACCATGATGCTGCAGATCTATTAGAAGCTTTGACAGCTGCAGGTTTTCAGGCTACCAAGCTGGCTTCAACAGGTGGATTTTTAAGAGAGGGAAACACCACTTTTATAATCGGTTCTGACAGAGAACATGTTGATGAGGTATTAGAGATCATTAAAGAAGAGTGTCAGGCAAGGAGCAAAACGGTTGCACCTATGTCACCTGTGGCTAATTCACTGGAAGGTTATTATTCTTTTCCGATGGAAATAAAAATTGGTGGAGCAACAGTCTTTATTATAGATGTTGAGCAATTTGTTAAGCTGTAGAGGAGTTGAATTATGAGTTTTGATTCTATTTTAGGACAGGAAGATGCTGTAGAAATACTTCAGGATGAGATGGAAAAACAAAGGATTAGTCATGCCTATCTATTCAGCGGTCAGTCTGGAATTGGAAAATCCAAACTTGGCTATGAGTTCGCGAAGGCAGTTTTTTGCCGGGAAGAAGAACTTGACAGCTGTGATAAATGTATCAGCTGTCGTAAAATGGAGCATCAAAACCATCCCGATTTTAAGATAATCTCTATTCTGGAGAACAAAAATATTATTTCCATAGATCAAATTAGAGAACTGAAAAAAGAAATCGCCTACAAACCTTATGAAAGCGAAAAAAAGCTATATATTATAGAGTCAGCAGATCAAATGAGCAAAGAAGCTGCCAACAGTCTTTTGAAAACCTTAGAAGACCCACCTTCTTTTGCAACAATTATTCTGCTGGCAGAGGATACGAGCCGACTGCTGCCTACGATAATATCCCGCTGTCAGCAGCTAAAACTAAAAAATCTGGCCCAGGGTAAAATCAAAAAGCTGCTGCTTGAAAAGGGAATAGCAGCAGAAAAGGCAGAAATTTTAAGTAGAACTGCCCAGGGCAGTCCGGGGAAGGCCCTGGCTGCAGCAGAAAAAGAAAACTTTTTTGAAGAAAGAAAAGATATTTACGATTTTTTAACAGATATAGATAAAAAAAACACCATTCAAATTTTTAAACTAACTAAAAAATTAACTTCTTTACTCAAAGCAGACTTCCCCTGCTTTGATTTGCTATCAGACTGGTATCGCGATATAATGATGATTAAGCAAGATTATTTAGAAGCGGTAAAAAATAAGGATTATCTGAAAGAATTAAAAAGGCTCGCAGCTAATATGAAAGAAAATGAGATTATTAATAAACTGGATTTAATAGCCAGGACTGAGGAATATATCAACAGAAATGTAAGGGCCAAACTGAGCCTGCAGGTATTATTTTTTAAACTGCGCCAGCCTGATTCAGAATAGATAATAATTGAGGTGTATAATTTAATGTATACGGTAGTTGGAGTAAGTTTTAAACAAGCTGGCAAAATATACTATTTTGATCCAGGAGATATTGAAATAAAAGCCGGGGACAATGTAATAGTCGAAACCGCCCGCGGAATAGAATATGCAGAAGTAGTTGTAGGAAAAAAAGAGGTAACAGAAGAGGAGATAGTTGCACCTCTTAAAGATGTAATCAGAAAGGCAACTTTAAAAGATAGAGAAATACATGAGAGAAACAAGGAACTTGAAGAAGAAGCCTATGATATTTGCTATAGAAAAATTGATGAACATGGACTGCTCATGAAGTTGATCGATGTGGAATATACTTTTGATCACAATAAGATCATCTTCTATTTTACAGCAGACGGCAGGATTGACTTTAGAGAACTGGTTAAAGATTTAGCAGCAATTTTTAAAACCAGAATAGAATTAAGACAGATCGGTGTCAGGGATGAAGCAAAGATGCTTGGTGGTTTAGGTCCCTGTGGACTTCCTGTCTGCTGTGCTACATTTTTGCGTGATTTTCAGCCTATATCTATCAAAATGGCAAAAAAACAGAATTTATCATTAAATCCTTCCAAAATTTCAGGACTATGTGGACGCTTAATGTGCTGTCTGCAGTATGAAGCTACAACCTACCGCAAATTGAAAAAAGAAATGCCTAATATAGGTGAAAAGGTAGAACTTGAGATGGGTAAAGCCAGGGTTGTAGACCGCAATTTAGTCAAACACACAGTTACTGTTGATGTTGGAACAGAAGATGACCTGGAAATCAAGGTAGATGATTTAGAAAATTATGAAAGAGATTGAAAGGAAGGGTAATGATGGATCAGGAAATACTTAAAACCCTTGCCCATTTTCAGGAACAGATAGAGGCACTCTCACTTCGTTTCCATAAACTTAAGGACATTACCTATCAACTTTATCAGGAAAATGAAGAACTACAGCGAGAAAATGACGAACTCAAAAGTCTGCTTTTTAAAGAAAAGGCAGAAGAAGCTGTAGTAAAAAAAGAGGGTTACAGTAATTTGATCAGGATCTATGATGAAGGTTATCATGTCTGTCCCTTAAGTTTTGGTGAAAAGAGAAAGGGAGATTGTCTTTTTTGTTTAAATTTAATGGAAAATCAGGGTAAGGAGAAATAGTTTTATGGAAGAGATTCACTATTTAATAGAAGAAGAACTTGAAATAATTCAGGATAACCGTTTTTTTAAATTTGGTACAGACTCGGTTTTGCTGGCAAATTTTGTTAAACTACGCAGGGGAGATAATGTAATCGATCTCGGCACAGGTAGTGGAGTTATTCCCCTGCTTTTAGCCTATAAAAATCAGGGGGTAAAGGTTAGTGGGGTTGAAATTCAAAAACCGCTGGCAGATTTAGCTCAAAGAAATGTGGAGCTCAATCAGATGGATGATAAAATAAAAATAATCAATCAGGACCTCTGCCCGCTTAAGCAAGAAATGGAAGCTGGCTCATTTGATGTTGTAGTTTCTAACCCCCCTTATCTGCCTGTAGATGCTGGTAAGATAAAAGCTAACAAGTATTTAGCTGCTGCCAGACATGAGATCCATGCAGAGCTAGAAGATGTTATTGCAGCTGCAGCTCATCTTTTAAAATTTGGTGGGCTTTTCTATCTTGTTTACAGGGTCGAAAGGTTGACCGAGGTAATAGAGCTTTTGGCTAAGTACAACTGTCAGGCTAAAAAGTTGCGCTTTGTTCAGGCCCGTCAGGATAAAGAAGCAGATATTTTTTTGCTGCAGGCAAAACTTGGTGCAAAACCGGGGTTAAGAGTTGAACCGGTTTTAATTATTTATCAGCCAGACAGCAGTCAGTATACCGAAGAGTTAAAAGAGATTTATGGGGAGGATTCTTAGTTGGCTAAAGGAAAATTATATATCTGTGGTACCCCGATCGGCAATCTAGAAGACAGCAGTCAGCGCTTGATTAATATTCTTAAAAAGGTAGATCTAATTGCCTGTGAGGATACCCGCCGCAGTCAAAAACTTTTAAATCATTTTTCAATAGAGAAAAAAATGCTGAGTTATCATGAACATAATGAGCAAAAAAGAAGCAAAGAATTAATAGAACGCCTGCATTCAGAACAGGATATAGCCCTTTTAAGTGATGCAGGGATGCCTGCCGTTTCTGACCCGGGTCAGATTTTAATCAAGGCAGCAGTAAAAGAAGGGATCGAAGTGATACCGATTCCTGGCCCCAGTGCTTTTCTGGCAGCTCTTGTAGTTTCCGGGCTTGATATTTCTTCTTTTGTTTTCAGAGCTTTTATACCCCGCTCAGGTAAAGAAAGAGATCAGTTTATCGAGGAGCTTTCCCTTGAGAAAAAAACCACAGCCTTTTATGAATCTCCTTACAGGTTAAAGGATACTTTAAAAGATCTGCAGGAATTCAGTTCGGAACTTGCTGAGAGAGAGGCCGTTGTGGCCAGAGAGTTAACCAAAATGCATGAAGAAAAATATTATGGAACAATAAGCGATCTTTATTTAGAGCTTAAAGACCAGCAGATAAAAGGGGAGATCGTGGTCGTCATAGCTGGCCGCCAGGAGATCAAAGAAGAAAGTGAAGGCTGGGAAGAACTCAGTGTTCTAGAGCATCTTAAACTTTTGATGGCAAGTGGAATCAGCAAAAAAGAGGCCATAAAAAAAGTGGCCAAATTACGTGAAATGCCAAAAAGCGAAGTTTATAAAATAGCAATCGCAATTTCTGTCGATAAAGATTAAGCAGTTAAATACAAGAGAGAGGATGATAAATTTGAGTAAAGATACATATTATGTTACAACCCCGATTTACTATCCAAGTGATAAATTACATATTGGTCATGCCTATACAACTGTGGCTGCTGACACCATCGCTCGCTATAAGAAGATGCATGGTTATGATACCATGTTTTTAACCGGTTCTGATGAACACGGGCAAAAAATAGAGCGTAAAGCAGCAGCAGAAGGTAAGGACACCAAAGAATATGTAGATGAAATAGTAGCAAGCTTTAAAGAACTCTGGAAAAAACTTGATATCGATTATGATTATTTTATCAGGACCACAGAAGAGCGGCACGAAAAAGTTGTGCAGAAAATTTTTAAAAAACTTTATGATAAAGGTGATATTTATAAAGGGAAATATGAAGGCTGGTACTGTACTCCCTGTGAATCTTTCTGGTCGGAAAGACAGCTCGAGGAAGAGCAAGGAGAAAAGGTCTGTCCCGACTGTCACCGACCGGTAGAGTGGGTTGAAGAACAGAGCTATTTCTTTAAAATGAGCAAATATGCAGATAGACTGCTTGAACATATAAAAGAACATCCGCAATTTATAGAACCTGAAAGCAGAAGGAATGAAATGATCAGTTTTATAGAAAATGGACTTGATGATCTCAGTGTATCAAGAACCACCTTTGACTGGGGAATCCCGGTTCCGATCGATGAAGATCATGTGATTTATGTCTGGATTGATGCTTTAAGCAACTATATTACAGCTATTGGTTATCAAAGCGATCCAGAAAATTTTGAGCACTACTGGCCGGCTGATTTACATCTGGTTGGTAAGGATATTCTGCGTTTTCATACTGTTATCTGGCCGATTATTTTAATGGCCCTTGATCTGGAACTACCCAAACAGGTTTTTGGTCATGGTTGGCTTTTAAGTAAGTCAGGGAAGATGTCTAAGTCAAAGGGGAATGTTGTTGACCCGGTTGTTTTAGTTAATGACTTTGGCAAAGATGCGATCCGCTATTATTTGCTGAGAGAAGTTGCTTTTGGTACTGATGGAACTTATTCTACAGAGGCTTTAATCCAGAGAATCAATTCTGATCTGGCAAATGATCTGGGTAATCTACTTAATAGGACTGTATCTATGGTTGAACAGTATTTTGACAGTAATATTCCTGTTGTAGGAGAAAAAGAAGCGGTTGATCAGGAGCTGATAGATTTAACCGCTAAAATAAAGGTTGAAGTAGAAAAAGAAATGGAAGAATTAAAATATACGGTCGCCCTGGAAAGAATCTGGGATCTAGTTCGGAGAACAAATAAATATATTGATCAGACTACCCCCTGGATACTCGGTAGAGATGAAAGCAAAAAGTCGAGATTGGGAACAGTTCTTTACAACCTTTTAGAATCCTTAAGAATAATAGCTGTAATGTTAAAACCATTTTTAACAGAAACACCTCTTAAAATTGGTGAGCAGATCGGTCATTTGAGTGAGATTAAAAATGCTGACTGGGAAGCAGTCAAGTGGGGTGGCTTAAAATCTGATGTTAAAATTGTAAATGGAGATGCTATTTTCCCCAGAATAGATTTAGAAGAGTATTATGAAAAAGTTGAGGCCAGAAAAGAAAAAGAAAGCGAAAAATCTGAGGAGGCAAAGAATTTGGATTTAACTGAAATTAAAGATAGGATTACCTTTGAGGAGTTCATGAATGCCGATATCAGGGTAGCAGAAATACTGGAAGCAGAGAAAATCGAAGGTAGTGACAAACTGCTGAAATTGATAGTTGATATTGGGTTAGAAAAAAGACAGCTGGTAGCTGGTATAGCAAAGCATTTCAGTGCTGAAGATGTGATAGGCAAAAAAATTATGGTTGTAGCTAATCTTGAACCTGCAACTATTTTTGGTGTCAAATCAGAAGGAATGATTCTGGCAGCAACTGATCCAGATGGTAATATGGTTTTATCTGCAGTTAGTGATGAGATCGCTAATGGTAGTCAGGTAAAATAATATTTAAATATCCAGGAAATTACTATTCTAAAGGGAGGAATACAAAGTGAAAGATAGAGAAAAAATACCTAAGGCCACTATAGAAAGGCTCCCCCTCTATTACAGATGCCTTGATAAGATGTCTACTTTTGAAGATGTAGACGTTGTTTCATCTAAAGATCTAGGGGGTAAACTTGATATCCCTTCAACTCAGGTTCGCAAGGATCTCTCCTATTACGGAGAATTTGGTAGAAGAGGTGTAGGTTATAATGTTAATGAATTAAAGCGTTCAGTAGGAAAGATTTTGGGGGTAAACCGCACCTGGCCGGCTGCTTTAGTTGGAGCTGGAAACCTGGGTCGGGCTTTAGTTAACTACGGCAGCTTTAAGATGATGGGTCTAGAAATCACCTGTGTT contains:
- a CDS encoding initiation-control protein YabA is translated as MDQEILKTLAHFQEQIEALSLRFHKLKDITYQLYQENEELQRENDELKSLLFKEKAEEAVVKKEGYSNLIRIYDEGYHVCPLSFGEKRKGDCLFCLNLMENQGKEK
- the holB gene encoding DNA polymerase III subunit delta' produces the protein MSFDSILGQEDAVEILQDEMEKQRISHAYLFSGQSGIGKSKLGYEFAKAVFCREEELDSCDKCISCRKMEHQNHPDFKIISILENKNIISIDQIRELKKEIAYKPYESEKKLYIIESADQMSKEAANSLLKTLEDPPSFATIILLAEDTSRLLPTIISRCQQLKLKNLAQGKIKKLLLEKGIAAEKAEILSRTAQGSPGKALAAAEKENFFEERKDIYDFLTDIDKKNTIQIFKLTKKLTSLLKADFPCFDLLSDWYRDIMMIKQDYLEAVKNKDYLKELKRLAANMKENEIINKLDLIARTEEYINRNVRAKLSLQVLFFKLRQPDSE
- the rsmI gene encoding 16S rRNA (cytidine(1402)-2'-O)-methyltransferase → MAKGKLYICGTPIGNLEDSSQRLINILKKVDLIACEDTRRSQKLLNHFSIEKKMLSYHEHNEQKRSKELIERLHSEQDIALLSDAGMPAVSDPGQILIKAAVKEGIEVIPIPGPSAFLAALVVSGLDISSFVFRAFIPRSGKERDQFIEELSLEKKTTAFYESPYRLKDTLKDLQEFSSELAEREAVVARELTKMHEEKYYGTISDLYLELKDQQIKGEIVVVIAGRQEIKEESEGWEELSVLEHLKLLMASGISKKEAIKKVAKLREMPKSEVYKIAIAISVDKD
- a CDS encoding PSP1 domain-containing protein produces the protein MYTVVGVSFKQAGKIYYFDPGDIEIKAGDNVIVETARGIEYAEVVVGKKEVTEEEIVAPLKDVIRKATLKDREIHERNKELEEEAYDICYRKIDEHGLLMKLIDVEYTFDHNKIIFYFTADGRIDFRELVKDLAAIFKTRIELRQIGVRDEAKMLGGLGPCGLPVCCATFLRDFQPISIKMAKKQNLSLNPSKISGLCGRLMCCLQYEATTYRKLKKEMPNIGEKVELEMGKARVVDRNLVKHTVTVDVGTEDDLEIKVDDLENYERD
- a CDS encoding tRNA1(Val) (adenine(37)-N6)-methyltransferase, giving the protein MEEIHYLIEEELEIIQDNRFFKFGTDSVLLANFVKLRRGDNVIDLGTGSGVIPLLLAYKNQGVKVSGVEIQKPLADLAQRNVELNQMDDKIKIINQDLCPLKQEMEAGSFDVVVSNPPYLPVDAGKIKANKYLAAARHEIHAELEDVIAAAAHLLKFGGLFYLVYRVERLTEVIELLAKYNCQAKKLRFVQARQDKEADIFLLQAKLGAKPGLRVEPVLIIYQPDSSQYTEELKEIYGEDS
- the metG gene encoding methionine--tRNA ligase, which codes for MSKDTYYVTTPIYYPSDKLHIGHAYTTVAADTIARYKKMHGYDTMFLTGSDEHGQKIERKAAAEGKDTKEYVDEIVASFKELWKKLDIDYDYFIRTTEERHEKVVQKIFKKLYDKGDIYKGKYEGWYCTPCESFWSERQLEEEQGEKVCPDCHRPVEWVEEQSYFFKMSKYADRLLEHIKEHPQFIEPESRRNEMISFIENGLDDLSVSRTTFDWGIPVPIDEDHVIYVWIDALSNYITAIGYQSDPENFEHYWPADLHLVGKDILRFHTVIWPIILMALDLELPKQVFGHGWLLSKSGKMSKSKGNVVDPVVLVNDFGKDAIRYYLLREVAFGTDGTYSTEALIQRINSDLANDLGNLLNRTVSMVEQYFDSNIPVVGEKEAVDQELIDLTAKIKVEVEKEMEELKYTVALERIWDLVRRTNKYIDQTTPWILGRDESKKSRLGTVLYNLLESLRIIAVMLKPFLTETPLKIGEQIGHLSEIKNADWEAVKWGGLKSDVKIVNGDAIFPRIDLEEYYEKVEARKEKESEKSEEAKNLDLTEIKDRITFEEFMNADIRVAEILEAEKIEGSDKLLKLIVDIGLEKRQLVAGIAKHFSAEDVIGKKIMVVANLEPATIFGVKSEGMILAATDPDGNMVLSAVSDEIANGSQVK
- the tmk gene encoding dTMP kinase, which produces MGEGFFITFEGIEGSGKSTQIKLLGDYLKKEGKEVVITREPGGTELGKKIRQLLLDPAHEDMDYRTEILLYTADRAQHFKDVIKPALKAGKVVISDRFADSNLAYQAAGRGLDYELVYKINDWVIDSRWPDLTFVLDVAIAEGLKRARASSFDLNGDRLEREADSFHQRVRKAYLEMVKRDRFALVDGNLAEEEVHQEVKNIITRRLF
- a CDS encoding cyclic-di-AMP receptor; its protein translation is MGKRAEAGKTIKMVIAVVHDHDAADLLEALTAAGFQATKLASTGGFLREGNTTFIIGSDREHVDEVLEIIKEECQARSKTVAPMSPVANSLEGYYSFPMEIKIGGATVFIIDVEQFVKL
- a CDS encoding redox-sensing transcriptional repressor Rex, translating into MKDREKIPKATIERLPLYYRCLDKMSTFEDVDVVSSKDLGGKLDIPSTQVRKDLSYYGEFGRRGVGYNVNELKRSVGKILGVNRTWPAALVGAGNLGRALVNYGSFKMMGLEITCVFDNDLDKIGNVINDREVKSVQDMPGKVEKNNIKLGIISVPADAAQTVADLMVEAGIKAIWNFAPTRLYVPEDVSVKNEDLAVGIVSLIYHLSWQEEMDV